One genomic segment of Desulfomicrobium sp. ZS1 includes these proteins:
- a CDS encoding PP2C family protein-serine/threonine phosphatase — MKDTTPTILIVDDEPLNIRLLDIVLKKNGYRTLSCTSGPEARALAAEHSPDLILLDVLMPDEDGYATCALLKQQSQTSDIPIIFISALTDTSSKVRGLEVGGVDFISKPFEKAEVLARVKVHLKLRFTYRALIEAQAQRLAQVQDAQQALLVLPAELPEAGFAVRYEPVLEAGGDFYDVLHVGGTTFDYVVADVSGHDLGTSYITSALKALLSQNCNLVTSPAESLTMINSVLCRILTGGTHITAGFARLNREQRTLRYINAGHPAPVLVRAGGGIEIPQPSGDILGVFDAVWFEALELSVQPGDRLFMYTDGLIEGFGDKKMTREDGLARLCATCEAYRDLPLTQTVNAIHEALAVPGTPREDDTILLALEV; from the coding sequence GTGAAAGACACAACTCCCACCATCCTCATCGTCGATGACGAACCGCTCAACATAAGGCTCCTTGATATCGTCCTCAAAAAGAATGGATATCGCACCCTGTCCTGCACCAGCGGGCCCGAGGCCAGGGCTCTCGCCGCCGAGCACTCCCCCGACCTCATCCTGCTCGACGTGCTGATGCCCGACGAAGACGGATACGCCACCTGCGCGCTCTTGAAGCAGCAATCGCAGACTTCGGACATCCCGATCATTTTCATTTCCGCCCTGACGGACACGTCGAGCAAGGTCCGGGGCCTGGAAGTGGGCGGGGTCGATTTCATCTCCAAGCCGTTCGAAAAGGCGGAAGTCCTGGCCAGAGTCAAAGTACACCTGAAGCTGCGCTTCACCTACCGCGCCCTCATCGAGGCCCAGGCCCAACGCCTGGCCCAGGTCCAGGATGCGCAACAGGCCCTGCTGGTCCTGCCCGCGGAGTTGCCCGAGGCGGGATTTGCAGTGCGCTATGAACCGGTCCTTGAGGCGGGCGGAGATTTTTACGACGTGCTGCATGTCGGCGGGACGACCTTCGACTACGTCGTGGCCGACGTCAGCGGACACGACCTCGGCACATCCTACATCACCTCGGCCCTGAAAGCCCTGCTCAGCCAGAACTGCAACCTGGTCACCTCCCCGGCGGAGAGCCTGACCATGATCAACAGCGTCCTCTGCCGCATCCTGACCGGCGGCACCCACATCACGGCCGGTTTCGCCCGCCTGAACCGCGAGCAGCGAACCCTGCGCTACATCAACGCCGGACACCCCGCGCCCGTTCTGGTCCGGGCCGGGGGAGGAATTGAAATCCCGCAACCCTCCGGGGACATCCTGGGCGTCTTCGATGCCGTCTGGTTCGAAGCCCTGGAGCTTTCGGTGCAGCCCGGCGACCGGCTGTTCATGTATACGGATGGTCTGATCGAAGGTTTCGGAGACAAGAAGATGACGCGGGAGGACGGGCTGGCCCGGCTCTGTGCGACCTGCGAAGCGTACCGGGACCTGCCCCTGACGCAGACCGTGAACGCAATCCACGAAGCCCTGGCCGTGCCGGGGACGCCACGGGAAGATGACACCATCCTCCTTGCTTTGGAGGTCTGA
- a CDS encoding ATP-binding protein: MFKLTPLAQGFALEMDTSLENVDRCVEQLRIFLEERNGNEHLFPLSLLAREALNNAMIHGNRLVRAKTVRFRLLTRTGGFDLQITDEGHGFAWDKHLQASSRASDVSGRGHEIFRNYAHAVRYNDKGNSLTLEYRG; this comes from the coding sequence ATGTTCAAATTGACGCCGCTGGCCCAAGGATTCGCGCTTGAAATGGACACAAGCCTGGAAAACGTGGACCGTTGCGTGGAGCAGCTCCGCATTTTTCTGGAGGAAAGAAACGGCAACGAGCACCTCTTCCCGCTCTCACTCCTGGCGCGCGAGGCGCTCAACAACGCCATGATCCACGGCAACCGCCTGGTCCGCGCCAAAACCGTGCGGTTCCGGCTACTGACCCGCACTGGTGGCTTTGATCTGCAGATTACGGATGAAGGCCACGGATTCGCATGGGACAAACACCTACAGGCCAGTAGCCGGGCCAGCGACGTCAGCGGGCGCGGACATGAGATTTTCCGCAATTATGCCCACGCCGTACGCTACAACGACAAAGGCAACTCCCTGACCCTGGAATATCGAGGCTAG
- a CDS encoding secondary thiamine-phosphate synthase enzyme YjbQ, with protein MHSIQIKTGSREAMIDITARLEELLRNQGTATGLMTVYTPHTTTGLTINEGADPDVCRDILAHLRTMIPHQADFCHAEGNSDAHIKATLFGSSVQVIVHERRLMLGTWQRIFLGEFDGPRSRTVWVKILG; from the coding sequence ATGCACTCCATTCAAATCAAGACCGGCTCCAGAGAGGCCATGATCGACATCACCGCCCGCCTGGAAGAACTGCTGCGAAACCAGGGAACGGCCACAGGGCTGATGACGGTCTACACCCCGCACACAACCACGGGCCTGACCATCAACGAAGGGGCCGACCCCGACGTCTGCCGGGACATCCTGGCCCATCTGCGGACCATGATCCCGCACCAGGCGGATTTTTGCCACGCCGAGGGCAATTCTGATGCGCACATCAAAGCCACTCTCTTCGGCTCATCCGTGCAGGTCATCGTGCACGAGAGACGGCTGATGCTCGGCACATGGCAGCGCATCTTCCTGGGGGAATTCGACGGTCCACGGTCACGTACGGTCTGGGTCAAGATCCTGGGCTGA
- a CDS encoding NAD(P)H-dependent glycerol-3-phosphate dehydrogenase, whose product MKISIVGAGSWGTALANVLACKGEDAWLWARRAEIAADVNERSANSRYLPGQALSPRLRADTDLSLVLAGSSCVVLAVPCQNLALFLREHRDLFPAGTGIVCASKGVELGTFRTMGQVVGDELAGLAPRYAVLSGPSFASEVVANMPTAVSLGCADPELADFVQGLFSTQSFRVYVNSDVVGVELGGAVKNIMAIASGISDGLGFGENARAALITRGLSEMSRLGAAMGARPSTFMGLSGMGDLVLTCTGDLSRNRRVGLAIGRGQTLEQVLAGMHNVAEGVKTTQAVHELGIKQGLDLPITGQVHGVLFDNKNPAEAVRELMTRPLREE is encoded by the coding sequence GTGAAGATTTCAATAGTTGGAGCTGGAAGTTGGGGTACGGCCCTGGCCAATGTGTTGGCCTGCAAGGGCGAGGATGCCTGGCTTTGGGCCCGGCGGGCCGAGATCGCCGCAGACGTGAATGAACGTTCCGCCAACAGTCGTTATTTGCCTGGCCAAGCCTTGAGCCCGAGGCTGCGGGCGGACACGGATCTGTCCCTGGTGCTCGCCGGTTCGTCCTGCGTCGTGCTGGCCGTGCCATGCCAGAATCTGGCTCTTTTCCTGCGTGAACACCGCGATCTTTTCCCGGCCGGGACCGGCATCGTCTGCGCCAGCAAGGGCGTGGAGCTGGGCACGTTTCGCACCATGGGGCAGGTGGTCGGCGATGAACTGGCCGGTCTTGCGCCCCGCTACGCCGTGCTCTCGGGACCGTCCTTTGCTTCGGAGGTGGTCGCGAACATGCCCACGGCCGTGTCTCTGGGCTGCGCTGATCCGGAACTGGCGGATTTCGTGCAGGGGCTTTTTTCCACCCAGAGCTTTCGCGTCTACGTCAACAGCGATGTCGTCGGCGTGGAACTCGGCGGTGCGGTCAAGAACATCATGGCCATCGCCTCGGGCATTTCCGACGGCCTGGGCTTTGGAGAGAATGCGCGCGCGGCGCTGATCACCCGTGGTTTGTCCGAAATGTCGCGCCTGGGCGCGGCCATGGGCGCACGCCCGTCCACCTTCATGGGCCTGTCCGGCATGGGCGACCTGGTTCTGACCTGCACCGGGGATTTGAGTCGCAACCGGAGGGTGGGACTGGCCATCGGCCGGGGGCAGACCCTGGAGCAGGTCCTGGCGGGAATGCACAATGTGGCCGAAGGGGTGAAGACGACCCAGGCCGTGCACGAACTGGGAATCAAGCAGGGCCTCGACCTGCCCATCACCGGGCAGGTGCATGGCGTTCTTTTCGATAACAAAAACCCCGCCGAGGCCGTGCGCGAACTCATGACCCGGCCCTTGCGCGAGGAATGA
- a CDS encoding Lrp/AsnC family transcriptional regulator has product MDFTQSEHDILRIVQDTLPDSATPYADIARLTGSTEEKVLALLTKLKKDGQIRRFGATLRHQQAGYGFNAMVAWYIEEGFDPDEVGRIMATRPEISHCYLRPSCMDWPYDMYTMIHGKSREDCMQVVKDLMEQTGVTQYEMLFSIKELKKTSMEYF; this is encoded by the coding sequence GTGGATTTTACCCAAAGCGAACACGACATACTGCGCATCGTCCAGGACACCCTGCCCGACAGCGCCACCCCCTATGCGGACATTGCCCGCCTGACAGGCAGCACCGAAGAAAAAGTCCTCGCGCTGCTCACGAAGCTCAAAAAAGACGGTCAAATCCGCCGCTTCGGAGCCACCCTGCGCCATCAGCAGGCGGGCTACGGTTTCAACGCCATGGTGGCCTGGTACATCGAGGAAGGGTTCGACCCCGACGAAGTTGGGCGCATCATGGCCACGCGGCCCGAAATTTCCCATTGCTACCTGCGCCCCAGCTGCATGGACTGGCCCTACGACATGTACACCATGATCCACGGCAAAAGCCGCGAGGACTGCATGCAGGTGGTCAAAGATCTCATGGAGCAGACCGGCGTGACCCAGTACGAAATGCTTTTCAGCATAAAAGAGCTGAAGAAAACATCCATGGAATATTTTTAG
- the hemL gene encoding glutamate-1-semialdehyde 2,1-aminomutase has translation MTISQELFQKAGTLIPGGVNSPVRACKSVHCDPLFVASASGSKLTTEDGAEFIDYVMSWGPMLLGHNHPEVAAAIAHAATKGTSFGAPCRLEVELAQAVVDAVPGIDMVRMVSSGTEATMSALRLARGYTGKNGVIKFHGGYHGHADAFLASAGSGVATQSIPGTPGVPADVVKHTLLAHYNDLDAVRTLFEQQGDDIAAVIVEPVAGNMGLVLPKPGFLQGLRELTRNYGALLIFDEVITGFRVSFGGAQAVFGIDPDLTCLGKIIGGGLPVGAYGGKREIMSHIAPSGNVYQAGTLSGNPLAMAAGLATLKALAQKDYAALAARTDAFSRELENILHGKGVPVTRNHIASIFTLFFTETPVVDFPSAQTADSKAFVSFYQQMREQGIYLAPSGFECSFTSFAHSEQDFERTLEAARKVSF, from the coding sequence ATGACCATATCACAGGAACTTTTCCAGAAGGCCGGAACCCTCATCCCGGGTGGCGTCAACAGCCCCGTGCGGGCCTGCAAGAGCGTGCATTGCGATCCGCTTTTCGTCGCCTCCGCGAGCGGCAGCAAGCTCACCACCGAGGATGGGGCCGAATTCATCGACTACGTCATGTCCTGGGGGCCCATGCTTCTCGGCCACAACCACCCGGAGGTGGCGGCGGCCATCGCCCACGCAGCGACCAAGGGCACGAGCTTCGGCGCGCCCTGCAGGCTTGAGGTCGAGTTGGCCCAGGCCGTGGTAGACGCGGTTCCCGGCATCGACATGGTGCGCATGGTCAGCTCCGGGACCGAGGCAACCATGAGCGCTCTGCGCCTGGCCAGGGGATACACCGGCAAAAATGGTGTGATAAAATTTCACGGCGGCTATCACGGCCATGCCGACGCATTTCTGGCCAGCGCCGGTTCGGGCGTGGCCACCCAATCCATCCCCGGCACTCCCGGCGTGCCCGCCGATGTGGTCAAGCATACGCTGCTGGCCCATTACAACGATCTGGACGCCGTGCGGACGCTGTTTGAACAGCAAGGGGACGATATCGCGGCGGTCATCGTCGAACCGGTGGCCGGCAACATGGGGCTGGTTCTGCCCAAGCCCGGATTCCTGCAGGGCCTGCGCGAGTTAACCCGCAACTACGGGGCATTACTTATTTTCGATGAAGTCATCACCGGCTTTCGGGTCAGCTTCGGCGGAGCGCAGGCAGTCTTCGGCATCGACCCGGACCTGACGTGCCTCGGCAAGATCATCGGCGGCGGCCTGCCGGTCGGCGCCTACGGCGGAAAACGCGAAATCATGAGCCACATCGCGCCCAGCGGCAACGTCTACCAGGCCGGCACGCTCTCGGGAAATCCGCTGGCCATGGCCGCAGGCCTTGCAACCTTGAAGGCCCTGGCCCAAAAAGATTACGCAGCCCTTGCGGCCCGAACCGATGCGTTCTCCCGCGAACTTGAGAACATTTTGCACGGCAAGGGCGTGCCCGTGACGCGCAACCACATCGCGTCCATTTTCACCCTCTTCTTCACCGAGACCCCGGTCGTTGACTTCCCCTCGGCGCAGACGGCCGACAGCAAGGCTTTCGTATCTTTTTATCAGCAGATGCGGGAGCAGGGCATTTATCTTGCACCTTCAGGATTTGAATGCTCCTTCACATCCTTCGCCCACTCGGAGCAGGATTTTGAACGTACCCTGGAGGCAGCCCGGAAGGTCAGTTTCTAG
- a CDS encoding cytochrome c3 family protein gives MKKKLLISLICAAFLCMGAVMSVSAADAPADDYVISAPEGMKVKDKGDKPGTLQKAVPFAHSKHAAVECVECHHTLEADGGAVKKCTTSGCHDSLEFRSKENAKEVKLVENAFHTQCIDCHKALKKDKKPTGPTACGKCHTK, from the coding sequence ATGAAAAAGAAATTGTTGATCAGCCTGATCTGCGCGGCTTTCCTGTGCATGGGCGCCGTTATGAGTGTCAGCGCTGCCGACGCGCCAGCTGATGACTACGTCATCAGCGCCCCTGAGGGCATGAAAGTCAAAGACAAGGGCGACAAGCCCGGGACTCTGCAGAAAGCAGTGCCCTTCGCCCATTCCAAACATGCAGCTGTTGAGTGCGTCGAATGCCACCACACCCTGGAAGCCGACGGCGGCGCCGTAAAGAAGTGTACGACTTCCGGCTGCCACGACTCCCTCGAGTTCCGAAGCAAAGAAAACGCCAAAGAAGTCAAGCTGGTGGAAAATGCTTTTCACACCCAGTGCATCGATTGTCACAAGGCTCTGAAAAAAGACAAGAAGCCCACCGGCCCCACCGCCTGTGGCAAGTGTCACACCAAATAG
- a CDS encoding ubiquinone/menaquinone biosynthesis methyltransferase, whose protein sequence is MNPSEHGKRVSSLFDNIATWYDFLNHFLSLGQDIYWRYRLVRTLRTGSTGAVLDLAAGTLDVSREILRRHPTQKVLSLDFSRAMLCSGTKKVANQPSIFPVQADGRALPLPDACVDTVTIAFGIRNILPRTEAYSEILRVLAPGGRLCILEFGTGQARIWQGAYNFYLGKVLPRIGRFFSKNPEAYQYLADTILAFPHASDLAKELRDAGFDKIGYQALSSGIVYIHVAQKPS, encoded by the coding sequence TTGAACCCGAGTGAGCACGGAAAGCGGGTCTCCAGCCTTTTCGACAACATTGCGACCTGGTACGATTTTCTCAATCATTTCCTAAGTTTGGGACAAGACATCTACTGGCGGTATCGTTTGGTGCGCACGCTGCGAACCGGCTCCACCGGCGCGGTGCTCGATCTTGCGGCCGGCACCCTGGACGTGAGCCGGGAAATTCTGCGCCGCCATCCCACGCAAAAAGTGCTGAGCCTGGATTTTTCCCGCGCCATGCTCTGCAGCGGCACGAAAAAAGTTGCGAACCAACCCTCCATTTTTCCGGTCCAGGCCGACGGCCGCGCCCTGCCTTTGCCCGACGCGTGCGTCGACACGGTGACCATAGCCTTCGGCATCCGCAACATTCTGCCCAGAACCGAAGCCTACAGCGAGATCCTGCGGGTCCTTGCCCCTGGAGGGCGGCTGTGCATCCTTGAATTCGGTACTGGCCAGGCCAGAATCTGGCAGGGCGCATACAATTTTTATCTCGGCAAGGTCCTGCCCCGCATCGGACGCTTTTTCTCCAAAAACCCGGAAGCCTATCAGTATCTGGCGGACACCATCCTGGCCTTTCCCCATGCCTCGGACCTGGCCAAAGAGCTCCGCGACGCCGGTTTCGACAAGATTGGCTATCAGGCCTTGAGCTCCGGAATCGTTTATATCCACGTGGCCCAAAAACCGTCCTGA
- a CDS encoding nucleotide sugar dehydrogenase, protein MITFEDIASGVSEVAVVGLGYVGLPLAVALGDHFKVIGFDISRPRIEELREGRDSTREVAPARLAGARVEYTDDPARLAGAGVIVVAVPTPIDGNRKPDLRPVVGATATVGAHMRAGCIVVYESTVYPGLTEEICVPLLEEKSGLTCGRDFTVGYSPERINPGDKVHTLESIVKVVAGQDQATADLLARFYASIVRAGVHRASSIKVAEAAKVIENTQRDLNIALMNELALIFDRMGIDTNEVLEAAGTKWNFLPFRPGLVGGHCIGVDPYYLTFKAESIGFHPQVILAGRRINDGMGKFIAEKTIKAMIDAGCLIKGARVGLLGLTFKEDVPDLRNSRVEDIIHELSDYHVDVLVHDPLADAKEAKEEYGVDLLPLPELMQLDALILAVSHAEFAHLDAGRIAAMFKNPENGIVIDVKGFLNRDALSRDFRYWRL, encoded by the coding sequence ATGATCACTTTCGAAGATATCGCATCCGGCGTCTCAGAAGTTGCCGTGGTGGGCCTTGGCTATGTCGGCCTGCCCCTGGCCGTGGCCCTTGGCGACCACTTCAAGGTCATCGGTTTTGATATTTCCCGGCCCCGCATCGAAGAACTGCGCGAAGGCCGGGATTCCACGCGCGAGGTGGCCCCTGCAAGGCTGGCCGGCGCCCGGGTTGAATACACCGACGATCCCGCACGGCTCGCCGGGGCCGGAGTCATCGTGGTGGCCGTGCCGACGCCCATCGACGGCAATCGCAAGCCGGATCTACGGCCCGTGGTCGGCGCCACCGCCACTGTCGGCGCGCACATGCGGGCAGGCTGCATCGTCGTTTATGAGTCAACGGTCTACCCAGGGCTGACGGAAGAAATCTGCGTACCGCTGCTGGAAGAAAAATCCGGCCTGACCTGCGGCAGGGATTTCACGGTGGGCTATTCCCCGGAGCGCATCAATCCCGGCGACAAGGTCCACACCCTGGAGAGCATCGTCAAAGTGGTCGCAGGCCAGGATCAGGCCACGGCAGACCTGCTCGCCCGTTTCTACGCCTCCATCGTCAGGGCCGGCGTGCACCGCGCTTCGAGCATCAAGGTCGCGGAGGCCGCCAAGGTCATCGAGAACACCCAGCGCGATCTGAACATCGCCCTCATGAACGAACTGGCGCTCATTTTCGACCGCATGGGCATCGATACGAACGAAGTGCTTGAGGCCGCCGGCACCAAATGGAATTTCCTGCCCTTCCGGCCGGGTCTAGTCGGCGGGCACTGCATCGGAGTGGACCCGTACTACCTGACCTTCAAGGCCGAATCCATCGGCTTTCATCCGCAGGTCATCCTCGCCGGCAGGCGCATCAACGACGGCATGGGCAAATTCATCGCGGAGAAGACCATAAAAGCCATGATCGACGCAGGATGCCTGATCAAAGGCGCCCGCGTCGGGCTGCTCGGCCTGACCTTCAAGGAAGATGTGCCGGATCTGCGCAACAGCCGGGTGGAAGACATCATCCACGAACTTTCCGACTACCACGTCGATGTCCTGGTTCACGATCCTCTGGCCGACGCGAAGGAAGCCAAAGAGGAATACGGGGTGGACCTTTTGCCCTTGCCGGAACTTATGCAGCTCGACGCCCTCATCCTGGCGGTGTCGCATGCCGAATTCGCGCACCTTGACGCCGGCCGGATCGCGGCCATGTTCAAAAACCCGGAAAATGGGATCGTCATTGATGTCAAGGGGTTTCTGAACCGGGACGCCTTGTCGCGGGATTTTAGATACTGGCGGCTCTAA
- the mqnB gene encoding futalosine hydrolase: MILLACATRHECLSAVNHPASSPTSRFEPMRIRGRDFLLCLVGIGPVAAAMSVGAVLERHPEVTGILNLGICGSFDIARAPLGSTCVASAEIWPEYGVRHFAPTEEEVFGHQMFADLNLDPVNRLDLDPLTQATAMGMTLHHTWFTGPSLTVAGVSGDPERAEQLRERHHGLTENMEGFSLALAAKRQGIPFLEIRTVSNPVGARDKRLWNFRLAVNALQNILPVLTGDSP, encoded by the coding sequence ATGATTCTCCTGGCCTGCGCAACCCGGCACGAATGCCTGAGCGCCGTGAACCACCCGGCGTCGTCGCCGACGTCTCGGTTCGAGCCCATGCGCATCCGCGGCCGCGACTTTCTGCTCTGCCTGGTGGGCATAGGGCCGGTGGCCGCGGCCATGAGCGTAGGAGCCGTGCTTGAGCGCCATCCCGAGGTGACAGGCATCTTGAATTTGGGCATTTGCGGCAGCTTCGACATCGCCCGCGCCCCCTTGGGCTCGACCTGTGTCGCCAGCGCCGAGATCTGGCCGGAGTACGGAGTGCGCCATTTTGCACCGACTGAGGAAGAGGTCTTCGGCCATCAGATGTTTGCGGATCTGAATCTTGACCCTGTCAACCGCCTTGATCTTGATCCCCTCACGCAAGCGACGGCCATGGGCATGACTCTTCATCACACATGGTTCACGGGGCCGAGCCTGACCGTGGCCGGAGTGAGCGGCGATCCGGAACGCGCGGAACAGCTCCGCGAGCGCCATCACGGCCTCACGGAAAACATGGAAGGATTCAGCCTGGCGCTGGCGGCCAAAAGGCAGGGCATACCGTTTCTGGAAATCCGCACGGTGTCCAACCCTGTCGGCGCCCGGGACAAGCGTCTCTGGAACTTCCGGCTGGCCGTGAATGCCCTGCAAAACATCCTCCCCGTTCTCACCGGAGATTCGCCGTGA
- a CDS encoding 1,4-dihydroxy-6-naphthoate synthase — translation MTPLSIAISPCPNDSFIFGTWVLGLTPAPGGRDCRFFWHDVQELNQGAFAGAWDVIKVSAATALRLGDTHTILPCGGAFGLEHGPKLVTRKDFSGTPRTIAVPGLDTTAACVLRAALGREFTQVPMIFHAIVDAVRAGDVDAGLLIHETALVYERYDLALRLDLGHWWRKRTNALPFPLGCIVARNELGADLHAGIADSIHASILFARTRQDSVMPFIAALARELDAATLEQHIAAYVNEFSLAMGPDGQAALNTLQTLRDLS, via the coding sequence GTGACCCCCTTGAGCATCGCCATTTCCCCCTGCCCCAACGACAGTTTCATCTTTGGCACCTGGGTGCTCGGCCTCACCCCGGCCCCGGGCGGACGCGACTGCCGGTTTTTCTGGCATGACGTACAGGAACTCAACCAGGGGGCCTTCGCAGGTGCCTGGGACGTGATCAAGGTCAGCGCCGCCACGGCGCTGCGTCTTGGCGACACGCACACCATCCTGCCCTGTGGCGGAGCCTTCGGCCTAGAGCATGGGCCCAAGCTCGTGACCCGCAAGGATTTTTCCGGAACCCCGCGCACGATCGCCGTGCCGGGCCTCGACACCACCGCGGCCTGCGTCCTGCGTGCGGCCCTGGGCAGGGAATTCACCCAGGTACCCATGATCTTCCACGCCATCGTTGATGCCGTGCGAGCCGGAGATGTCGACGCTGGGCTGCTCATCCATGAAACCGCCCTGGTCTACGAGCGCTATGATCTTGCCCTGCGCCTCGACCTCGGGCATTGGTGGCGCAAGCGCACAAACGCCCTGCCCTTTCCTCTGGGCTGCATCGTGGCGCGAAACGAACTCGGTGCAGACCTCCACGCCGGCATCGCGGACAGCATCCACGCGAGCATCCTGTTCGCCAGGACCCGGCAAGACTCCGTCATGCCATTTATCGCCGCTCTGGCAAGAGAGCTTGACGCGGCCACGCTGGAACAACATATTGCCGCCTACGTCAACGAATTCAGTCTGGCCATGGGCCCTGACGGACAGGCCGCTCTCAACACGCTGCAAACATTGCGGGATCTTTCATGA
- a CDS encoding polyprenyl synthetase family protein, with amino-acid sequence MNEAFAQLKATFLKELPAINAAIAQEINALPELVRPVAAHVMEAGGKRLRPMLTLLFARALSFRGDNLQTLASALEFLHSATLMHDDILDNAELRRGKRAAHTLFGITPTVLAGDVLLALANEIVARTNNPALTSCISKAIMQTATGEIMEIAAIRKAHITRAEYIEIITGKTAYLIQSACEFGVIAAEGSERARAGAKTFGLNLGIAFQLVDDALDYTSRADTSGKPLGGDLREGKFTLPLLLYLESLPKDQREIVTRELTDVNLHPVRQDQIIADVVGQGFAEKTRDEARSYLALASQALAVLPECLEKKLLGAMIEFVLTRDK; translated from the coding sequence ATGAACGAAGCCTTTGCCCAACTTAAAGCAACTTTCCTCAAAGAGCTGCCGGCTATCAATGCCGCCATCGCGCAGGAGATTAACGCTTTGCCCGAACTGGTCAGGCCCGTGGCCGCGCACGTCATGGAGGCCGGCGGAAAGCGCCTGCGGCCCATGCTCACGCTTCTTTTTGCCCGCGCCCTCTCTTTCCGGGGAGACAATCTGCAAACCCTGGCCAGTGCCCTGGAATTTCTGCATTCGGCCACCCTCATGCACGACGATATCCTGGACAACGCGGAATTGCGCAGGGGCAAACGCGCAGCGCACACCCTTTTCGGCATCACTCCCACGGTGCTGGCCGGCGACGTGCTTCTGGCCCTGGCCAACGAAATCGTGGCCCGCACAAACAATCCGGCCCTGACTTCCTGCATCTCCAAGGCCATCATGCAAACGGCCACGGGCGAAATCATGGAAATCGCCGCCATCCGCAAGGCGCACATCACCCGGGCCGAATACATCGAGATCATCACCGGCAAAACGGCTTACCTGATCCAGTCGGCCTGCGAGTTCGGCGTCATCGCGGCAGAAGGCTCCGAGCGCGCACGGGCAGGAGCCAAGACCTTCGGCTTGAACCTTGGCATCGCCTTCCAGTTGGTGGACGACGCCCTGGACTACACATCGAGGGCCGACACCTCGGGCAAGCCCCTGGGCGGCGACCTGCGCGAAGGCAAATTCACCCTGCCCCTGCTTTTGTATCTTGAATCCCTGCCCAAAGACCAACGCGAAATCGTCACCCGGGAACTCACGGATGTAAACCTGCACCCCGTCAGACAGGATCAGATCATCGCCGATGTCGTGGGACAGGGCTTTGCCGAAAAAACCCGGGATGAAGCCCGATCCTATTTGGCACTAGCCAGTCAGGCTCTTGCCGTGCTACCCGAATGCCTGGAGAAAAAACTGCTCGGAGCCATGATCGAATTCGTCCTGACGCGGGATAAGTAG